A window from Longimicrobiaceae bacterium encodes these proteins:
- a CDS encoding SDR family oxidoreductase, with translation MSDTRVLVLGCGYVGRRLARALADPGAEVVGTTRDPARADEIAAAGARPALAELARPETLAPLVEWRPHVVFDLVKPQPAGEDRYALEGTRNVAHAFAASPPEALVYLSSTSVYGRRDGEWTDEDTPVSPSSAVGEARAEAERIYLEAWREHGLPARICRVPGIYGPGRTLRERLELGAYRRLDDEDLWVSRIHVDDLVAGLVAAWERGRPGEVYLLCDDEPVTGAEYAELTAELLALPLPPAVSRDDIRQELSGSAFERRVGSRRCSNRKMRAELGVVPRYPSVREGVPAALAEEGAL, from the coding sequence ATGAGCGACACCCGCGTGCTGGTCCTGGGGTGCGGATACGTGGGCCGGCGGCTCGCCCGCGCGCTCGCCGACCCGGGCGCCGAGGTGGTGGGGACCACCCGCGACCCGGCGCGCGCCGACGAGATCGCCGCCGCCGGGGCCCGCCCCGCGCTCGCGGAGCTCGCCCGCCCGGAAACGCTGGCGCCGCTGGTGGAGTGGCGCCCGCACGTGGTGTTCGACCTGGTGAAGCCGCAGCCCGCGGGCGAGGACCGCTACGCCCTGGAGGGGACCCGGAACGTGGCGCACGCCTTCGCCGCCTCCCCGCCGGAGGCGCTGGTGTACCTGAGCAGCACCTCCGTGTACGGGCGGCGCGACGGCGAGTGGACCGACGAGGACACCCCGGTGAGCCCCTCCTCCGCCGTGGGGGAGGCGCGGGCCGAGGCCGAGCGGATCTACCTGGAAGCGTGGCGGGAGCACGGCCTCCCGGCGCGCATCTGCCGCGTGCCGGGGATCTACGGCCCCGGCCGGACGCTCCGCGAGCGGCTGGAGCTGGGCGCCTACCGGCGGCTGGACGACGAGGACCTCTGGGTGTCGCGGATCCACGTGGACGACCTGGTCGCCGGGCTGGTCGCCGCGTGGGAGCGGGGGCGCCCGGGTGAAGTCTACCTGCTCTGCGACGACGAGCCGGTCACCGGGGCGGAGTACGCCGAGCTGACCGCGGAGCTCCTGGCGCTTCCGCTCCCCCCCGCGGTGTCGCGCGACGACATCCGGCAGGAGCTGTCGGGGAGCGCCTTCGAGCGCCGCGTGGGCTCGCGCCGCTGCTCCAACCGGAAGATGCGCGCCGAGCTGGGCGTGGTCCCCCGCTACCCCTCGGTGCGGGAGGGCGTCCCCGCCGCGCTGGCGGAGGAAGGAGCGCTCTGA
- a CDS encoding CoA pyrophosphatase, which produces MALVLRPAGPDLELLLIKRAVRAGDPWSGHMALPGGRRDPGDADALATAVRETREEVGIDLAASGAPLGALDDLAPLGGAPRIVVSPFVFGAEPGVMATPNHEVEAAVWIPLRELAHPDSATEHLLEVMTGELLRFPAIGTRGYVIWGMTHRILDGFLGIAIPLLEKEGEG; this is translated from the coding sequence GTGGCACTCGTGTTGCGGCCGGCCGGTCCCGACCTGGAGCTCCTGCTGATCAAGCGGGCGGTCCGCGCCGGCGACCCGTGGTCCGGCCACATGGCGCTCCCCGGCGGGAGGCGCGACCCGGGGGATGCCGACGCGCTGGCGACCGCCGTGCGGGAGACCCGGGAGGAGGTGGGGATCGACCTGGCCGCCTCCGGGGCGCCGCTGGGCGCCCTGGACGACCTGGCGCCCCTGGGCGGCGCGCCGCGGATCGTGGTGTCGCCGTTCGTGTTCGGCGCGGAGCCCGGCGTCATGGCGACGCCCAACCACGAGGTCGAGGCCGCCGTGTGGATCCCGCTCCGCGAGCTGGCCCACCCGGACTCCGCCACCGAGCACCTGCTGGAGGTGATGACGGGGGAGCTTCTCCGCTTCCCCGCCATCGGCACGCGAGGGTACGTGATCTGGGGGATGACCCATCGGATCCTGGACGGCTTCCTGGGGATCGCGATCCCCCTGCTGGAGAAGGAGGGGGAAGGATGA